In one Gavia stellata isolate bGavSte3 unplaced genomic scaffold, bGavSte3.hap2 HAP2_SCAFFOLD_120, whole genome shotgun sequence genomic region, the following are encoded:
- the LOC132321813 gene encoding maestro heat-like repeat-containing protein family member 2B, with product MVHVLKGWLTSANEWERERALQVCAHVLGACKERFELMRGRPCKRFGSLVGLLATLTSDCLATSRQRAWVCLGYLLQMQARTMEVVPQADEIRCLGEELNSPDTVQTCAKIAKAVCKCIPPAQATDFLTAVLPSLLHVTPTCVKPLWKWVFIFLVECRKEIVQEVPKILKTLCTYMRQSTHRPFLLWAVFLLAHFHQEPVISSLLRKGLPMDSDTVELWRSLGRSTIGIQVLRCLVEKLNRARNNCLGTNSSACEWHNHETALETLMITHAISEVVLALRSTEELRQLLPHLLPSLLRWASETLGEERLLSPLGEGGRQLFLKGQVLEEKPCRVFLMALELVLGKCMAEKWMRLLMNRAAWALLEDPLTHSDGVRLLTSVLVHAGLLSPCLKQTLFPWLDSCSVKLRVTATAFFAELSWDCSTTRTRE from the exons aTGGTCCAT gtcctgaagggctggctcacctcagccaacgaatgggagcgggagagagccctgcaggtttgtgcccatgtgctgggagcttgcaaggagcGATTCGAGCTCATG agaggacgTCCTTGCAAGCGGTTCGGCTCCCTGGTGGGATTGCTGGCAACTCTGACCAGCGACTGCCTGGCCACGTCCCGCCAGAGGGCATGGGTCTGCCTTGGCTACCTTCTCCAAATGCAAG CTaggaccatggaggtggtgcctcaggcagatgagatcaggtgccttggtgaggagctgaacagcccagacaccGTGCAGACCTGcgccaaaatagcaaag gctgtttgcaagtgCATCCCTCCAGCGCAGGCTACGGACTTTCTGACTGCGGTCCTGCCCAGCTTGCTGCACGTCACACCCACGTGTGTGAAGCCACTATGGAAGTGGGTGTTcatcttcctggtggaatgcaggaaggaaatagtccaggag gtgccaaaaatcctgaagaccctttgcacctacatgcggcagagcacccacaggcccttcctGCTCTGGGCCGTGTTTCTCCTCGCCCACTTTCACCAGGAGCCCGTCATCAGCAGTCTCCTCCGGAAAGGTCTGCCCATGGACAG TGACACAgtggagctgtggaggagcctggggagaagcaccATTGGGATTCAGGTCCTGAGGTGCTTAGTGGAGAAACTAAACAGAGCACGAAACAACTGCCTGGGGACCAACTCCTCCGCTTGTGAGTGGCACAACCATGAGACTGCTCTGGAGACTTTGATG ATCACCCATGCCATCTCCGAAGTGGTGCTTGCCCTGAGGAGCACAGaggagctcaggcagctgcttccccacctccttcccagcctcctgaggTGGGCCAGTGAAACCCTGGGCGAGGAGCGGCTGCTTTCCCCCCTGGGAGAAGGCGGAAGACAACTGTTCCTCAAGGGCCAGGTGCTTGAGGAGAAGCCGTGCAG gGTTTTCCTTATGGCTTTAGAGTTGGTGCTAGGCAAATGCATGGCAGAGAAGTGGATGCGGCTGCTCATGAATCGGGCAGCGTGGGCTCTCCTTGAAGACCCCCTGACCCATTCTGATGGGGTGCGTCTCCTGACCAG CGTCCTGGTCCATGCTGGGCTTCTATCACCCTGTCTGAAGCAGACCCTCTTCCCATGGCTGGATTCCTGCTCAGTTAAGCTGCGGGTGACAGCTACAGCCTTCTTTGCTGAG CTCTCTTGGGACTGCAGCACAACAAGGACCCGCGAGTGA